CAGCATCGGGTAATCTATTGCTATAGATTAGTTTGAGATCATCTCCATTTTTGACGCGAATAGTGGGTCCTGGATAAGAACCATTAATACCTAAAACTTCCGCAGAATATTTACCATCGAAAGACCAATGGATTTTTTGTAATGTTAAAAAGAGGGGCTGTCCCGAACGGGATTCTAGCAAGGGTGGAACAGGGAGTGCGGTCGTTCCTTCTGCACTCGCATAAGTTGATACCTGTAATAAGCACACAGCCAACCCGCTAATCAGCAATGATCGGCAACGACTGAATAACATAGATTCTCCGCTAAATAAAAAACCAGCAAGTTATTTTAATAAATCATTATAAATTAGTGATTTATACGAGTATTTTTAGGTATATGCTGGTGATACCACTATTTGGAATTCAATAATTTATCTTGCGACAAATTTGCGAGCCATCATATCGCGAAAGGACATGGAATTCTAAAAATATATGTATCAATAATTAAAATATAATAAATTTGAATGGCAATAATTACGGATGGGATTAAATAACAGAGGGAATCGTGTAGTAAAAGTCTCACAGTGAAAATGGCATAGCCAAAATAATACAGTGGGAAGTTCTGAATGAACCTCCCACTATCGATACGAATTAACTTAGTAAAATCATTGAACTTAATAAAATTATTGAGATTAGCGTTTATTCAGCTCTTCAACTTCTTTATCTAACTCTTTGATTTTAGCTTCCATCAAGCCATGACAATACTCCGCCAGCTCGCGAACCTGCTCTTTAGAGTATTTCGAGGTATCAATCGGCTCTAACATCTCAATGATCACATGGCCATTATTCCAACGGTTCAAGCTGATTTTGTTCTGTGTGGTAGACACACACACAGGAACAATTGGCACGCCAGCAGCAATCGCAGCATGGAATGCGCCCGTTTTAAATGGCAGTAAGCCACGACCACGGCTACGTGTTCCTTCAGGAAACATCCAGACTGAAATCTTACGAGATTTAATCTGCTCAGCAACTTGGGAAATGGTGTTATGCGCTTTCGAACGGTTACCACGGTCAATTAAAATATTTCCCGTGATCCAATACAAGAAACCAAAGAATGGGATCAAAACAAGGCTCTTTTTACCCACTGTAACGGTTCTTGGTTGAACACCATTCGACATAGTGACCATATCATAGTTATTTTGGTGGTTACCGATATAAATACTTGGACCGTAATCCTTAGCTTTTGCTGGAACGCGGTCAATCATTTTAATACCGAGCACACAGGACAAGCGCCCAAACAAATGGCCAAACGTCATCACATGTCTTGGATTACGAGGGCTAAATAGGCAGTAGATACTGCCGCCAACACACACAAAAATCGTAAATATGATCACAATGATAGCTCTAATTAGCGCTAGCATATTATTCCTTAACTTATGAAAAGGGCCTTAACTAAGCCCTTGAATTATTGTTATTTTTATTCTGTATCCGCAGAATCAACATCAATACGTTCAATGTTATGTAAACCACGCGGTAACGATGTTCCTTTGCGTCCACGCTCTGCACGGTATTTCTGTAAGTCTTCTGATTTAAATTTCAGTTTACGCTTACCAAAATAAAGTGTGATCGAGGCTTGCGGTGGGACCACCATTAACCAAACCAGTAAGTCTTCACCACTTGCAGCTTGCGCCCCCGTGATGTTAATAATTTTATTTCCCTTCCCTTTGGATAATTGAGGGAGGTCAGACACAGGGAATAATAACATGCGACCGGCTTTCGTGATGGCTAATAACAAATCTTCTTTTTCGTTATTTAGCTCAATCGGTGCCATTACTTTTGCATTTTCAGGTAACGACATCAACGCCTTACCGGTTTTATTCTTCGTCACCAAATCATTAAAGGTGCAAATAAAACCATAACCCGCATCAGATGCCATTAAGTATTTTTGCTCTTCCGGTGCCATCAGCACATGCTCAATAGTCGCGCCCGGTGGAAGTGTTAATCTCCCCGTTAACGGCTCGCCTTGACTACGTGCAGAAGGTAATTCCAGCGGGTCGACAGAATAGCTACGTCCCGTGGTATCAAGGAATACCGCCGCTTGATTAGACTTACCACGGGCAGCACCTTTGAAGCTATCCCCCGCTTTGAAGCTCAAATTACTTGGCTCGATATCATGCCCTTTCGCACTACGCACCCAGCCCATGTCAGACAAGACAACAGTGATCGGCTCCGATGGCAAAATTTCATGCTCGCTAAGTGCTTTGGCTTCTTCACGCTCTTGCAGCGGCGAACGGCGATCATCACCGTAAGCTTTAGCATCTGCCTGAATTTCTTTTTTAATCAACGTATTCAGACGAGCTTCTGAGCCTAAAATAGCTTGTAACTCATCACGCTCTTTGGCTAGTTCATCCTGTTCACCGCGAATTTTTATCTCTTCGAGTTTCGCTAAGTGACGCAGTTTTAATTCTAAAATTGCTTCGGCTTGGGTATCGCTAATATTAAAGCGCGACATTAAGACGGCTTTTGGCTCATCTTCATTACGAATGATTTCAATGACTTCATCGATATTCAAATAAGCGATGAGTAAACCATCCAAAATATGTAGGCGTCTTAATACTTTTTCTAAACGGTGGTTTAAGCGATTACGTACCGTTTGACGACGATAAGTGATCCACTCAGTGAGGATCTCCACCAGCCCTTTCACTGCCGGACGGTTATCTAAGCCAATCATGTTTAAGTTAACACGGTAGCTTCTTTCAAGATCTGTCGTTGCAAACAAGTGGGTCATTACTTGATCAAGATCCACGCGGTTACTGCGCGGAACGATCACTAAACGCGTTGGATTTTCATGATCCGATTCATCACGCAGATCTTCGACCATTGGCAGCTTTTTCGCGCGCATCTGGTTCGCAATCTGCTCAAGAATTTTAGCGCCAGAAACTTGGTGAGGCAGCGCGGTGATTACCGCATTACCATCTTCTTTTTCCCATACCGCACGCATACGCACTGAGCCACGACCGTTTTGATAAACCTTACGGATATCTTCCGGTGACGAGATAATTTCAGCTTCCGTTGGATAATCAGGCCCCGGAATAAACTGCATGATCTCATCAAGATTTAACTTTGGTTTTTCCAGCAGAGCCACCAGCGCACTTGCCACTTCGCGGGCATTGTGAGGTGGAATATCCGTTGCCATACCCACCGCTATCCCTGTAGTGCCATTTAATAAAATATTTGGCAGACGGGCAGGCAGCATTTTCGGTTCATTTAATGTACCGTCAAAGTTAGGTACCCAATCAACGGTTCCATGTGCTAATTCGCTGAGTAATACTTCCGCATATTTGGATAAACGAGATTCGGTATAACGCATCGCAGCGAAGGATTTCGGATCATCCGGTGCTCCCCAGTTTCCTTGACCGTCAACCAAAGGATAACGATAAGAGAATGGCTGCGCCATTAACACCATCGCTTCATAGCAGGCGCTATCGCCGTGTGGGTGATACTTACCTAATACGTCACCGACGGTTCTGGCTGATTTTTTATATTTTGCCGTGTTGCTCAGCCCCAATTCAGACATGGCATACACAATTCGGCGCTGAACGGGTTTAAGCCCATCACCGATAAATGGCAACGCTCTATCCATGATGACGTACATCGAGTAGTTCAGATAGGCGTTTTCAGTAAAGGTATGAAGCGGTAAACGCTCCACACCGTCATGAGTAATTTCACTCATTCAATACGTTCCTTACTCTTATTCATCCGATTATGATCAGACATCAATTTCTGCCGTATCGCCTTTTTCTTGCAGCCAGTTACGACGATCTTCCGAGCGTTTTTTAGCGAGAAGCATGTCCATCTTCGACATGGTTTCTGTGTAATTATCATCATCGATAGTTAACTGAACAAGGCGGCGAGTATTTGGATCTAACGTCGTTTCACGCAATTGTGGCGGGTTCATTTCACCCAATCCTTTAAAGCGTTGAACGTTAGGTTTGCCCCTTTTACGGCTTAATCTCTCTAGCACCGCATCTTTTTCACTTTCATCTAAAGCGTAGTGAATTTCTTTTCCTAAATCGATACGATAAAGTGGGGGCATCGCCATATAAACGTGCCCTTCTCTTACTAATTTAGGGAAATGGCGAACAAATAAGGCGCACAGCAATGTGGCAATGTGCAGCCCATCGGAGTCCGCATCCGCGAGGATACATACTTTACCGTAGCGGAGCTGAGAAATATCTTCGCTATCAGGATCCATACCAATCGCGACAGAAATATCGTGAACTTCTTGAGAGGCTAAAACCTCGTCAGAAGAGACTTCCCACGTATTGAGGATCTTACCGCGCAGCGGCATGATGGCTTGATATTCACGATCACGAGCTTGCTTCGCCGAGCCCCCCGCTGAGTCCCCTTCCACTAAGAACAGTTCTGTCATGGAGAGGTCTTGAGAGCTACAATCCGCTAATTTACCCGGCAGAGCTGGGCCGCTAGTAAGCTTTTTACGCACGACTTTTTTTGCCGCACGCAAGCGACGCTGGGCGCTAGAAATCGCCATTTCAGCCAATTGCTCAGCAACTTGGACATTCTGATTTAGCCATAAGCTAAAGGCATCTTTCACCACACCGGAAACAAACGCTGCACATTGACGAGAAGAAAGACGCTCTTTCGTCTGCCCTGCAAATTGTGGATCTTGCATTTTCACAGATAAAACATAGGCGCAGCGATCCCAAATATCATCCGCAGATAACTTCACTCCACGCGGCAAAATATTACGGAATTCACAGAATTCTCGCATCGCATCGAGTAAGCCTTGACGTAACCCATTAACGTGAGTACCGCCCTGCGCTGTTGGGATCAAGTTAACGTAGCTTTCAGTTAGTAGCTCGCCACCTTCAGGCAACCATAATAGCGCCCATTGAGCGGCTTCAATTTCAGCAGAGAATTCACCTGTAAATGGCTTGGCAGGCAGTACTTCAAAACCATCTACCGATTCCATTAAGTAGTCGGTTAACCCATCGCTATAGCACCAGTTTTGCTCAGTTTCATTGAGCAGATCCTTAAACGTAATTTGTACGCCAGGGCATAAAACGGCTTTTGCTTTTAAGTTATGAGTTAAACGGGAAACGGAGAAACGCGGGCTATCAAAATAGCTTTCATCAGGCCAGAAATGGACACTGGTTCCGGTGTTGCGTTTGCCACAAGTACCAATGACTTGTAATTCTTCGACTTTTTCGCCATTTTCAAACGCAATTTGATAAACCTGACCATCACGGCGTACTGTGACTTCAATACGCTTTGATAACGCATTGACCACGGAGATACCAACACCGTGCAAACCACCCGAAAATTGATAGTTTTTATTGGAGAATTTTCCCCCAGCATGCAGTTGCCCTAAAATCAGCTCAACTGCGGAGACTTTCATTTCTGGGTGGATATCAACAGGCATACCACGCCCATCATCAATCACTTCGAGGGATTGATCGGGGTATAAAATCACTTGGATGTGTCCGGCATGTCCAGCTAAGGCTTCATCGACACTGTTATCAATTACTTCTTGAGCCAAATGGTTCGGTCGGCTGGTGTCGGTATACATGCCAGGACGACGGCGAACAGGCTCCAAACCACTGAGAACTTCAATGTCCTCTGCGTTATAACTAGATTGAGTCATGTTGTCATTCTGCGGTAATAGATGATTAATTGAACTATACCCTAAATAATTCAAGAAGATTGGGTATATTCAATCAGTGAATTACTGTTGATAATAACAGTGTATTGGCGTTTTCGCACTATTTCTCTGCGTTATCAACCAGAGACAAAAAGCGAATGATCTGCGGGAAATAACGTTCAAACCCAACAAATGCATGATCCCCATCCGGTTCCACCGTTTGCTTACACTCTGAAAGATAGGCAACAGCTTGACGATAATCAAGTACCTCGTCCCCCATTTGCTGCAATAGCCAAAGTAAGTTTGGTGAACGTATCTTTTCGAGATGCAGAGCCTTCAACTCATGCATATGTTTGGGTTCTAACACATACGTTTCATGGGTATATGGATTCGTATTTTCCCCAAGATAATCGCTGAGTAAATCAAACGGACGTACCGCCGGGTTCACTAATACTGCGGGAATTTGGTAGCGCTCAGAAAAATAAATGGAAAAATAACCACCCAATGAGGAACCCACTAAACCGATTGTGTCATGCTGATGTTCGGCAAGGATATCATCGAGTAATTTTGTCGCTTGCTGTGGAAAATTAGGCAATTGCGGAACAATCATGTTGATCTGAGGATAATGCACTGCCAACCACTGTTTCAGATTATTCGCTTTCTCAGACAGTGGAGAACTATTAAACCCGTGAATATACAGTAACGTTACCATTAGTAACCATCTGAATCAAAGTCAGGGCTAAATTCCTGAGTATTTAAACGATAAACTTGGGTTTCAATCACTTTTTCCCCTTGTTCATTCACCATTAGTTCCAGATAGCGCCAGCCCGGTGCGACCGAATCTAAAGCAAAATTGGTGCAGTGTGGCTTAAACTGTACACAGGTCGATGGCGTTGCTAACAGGCGGATACCATGCCAGTTTTCATCCATTTCTTGGTGAATATGTCCGCATAGCATCGCTTTCACATTGGGGTAGTTTTTAAGATAGTCCGCCAAAATATGTGAATTTCGTAAACTGTGCTGATCTAGCCAAGTGCAGCCAGAAGGTAGTGGATGATGATGCAGCATAATCAGTGTCGTGCGTGTCGGCTGCTCATCTAAACACTGTTTCATCCATTCCAGTTGCTGCTCAGAAAGCTCACCGTGAGCAACATCTTGTAATTGGCTATCTAGCATTAAAATTTGCCAATCATCACCAACAAAGACCTGCTTAGCACTCGAAATACCGGCAATTTTTAAGGTGCCTACCATCGCGGGGGGATAATCGTGATTTCCCGGTAGCCAAACGCAAGGTGCAGGAATACGCTCAATCCCAGCCGCAAAATGTTGATAGGCTTTAGGTGATTGGTCTTGAACGAGATCCCCTGTGGCGACAATTAAATCGACAGGTAAGTTTTGTTCTGCAATCGCATCAAGTACCGCCTGATAGCTTCGGTAAGTATTGATCCCTAAAAGGGTGTTTTCCGTATCAGCAAAAAGATGCGTATCAGTAACTTGTAATATTCTAATAACTTTAGGGTTATTAGCAGTCACTTTAAGCTGGCTGTCCAAAGTCTTCCTTTATCCTTAAAAATAGCGCTAAGTATTATCACCTAACCTGTAAAGTGCGTAGGTTACTGATTTTAACCTAACTATCGACTCAATATCTGCTAATCAGCACACACTTCACTAGATTAATGGTTATTTAAATCAGTTTCACCCATTTTTCATGCAGCTTTTGGTGATTCAGTTGTAGCCATTGAATGGCAATCACGGTTGCCGCATTATCAATTTTACCCTCTTCAACCCACTGATAAGCTTGCTCTCGGCTCACTACATGCACTCGAATATCTTCATTTTCCGAAGCCAAGCCATGAATACCTTTTGCCAACGAGCTATCGACCTCTCCAACAAAAACATGAATCCGTTCGCTGGTGCCTCCTGGGCTAGATAAATAGCTAATCGGTTTTTCTATTCGTCCAATGGTGAGGCCTGCTTCTTCCGTTGATTCCCGGCGAACCACCTCTTCGGGGGATTCATTCTCTTCTATCATTCCCGCGACTATCTCTAACAACCATGGCGTTTCGCTTGATTCAAAAGCAGGAAAACGAATTTGCTCGATTAACACGACCTTATCGGTTTGTGGATCATAAGGCAGTATTGCCCCCGCATGCCCTCTTTCAAATACTTCGCGAACAATTTCTTTGCTCCACCCACCTTCAAATAATCGATGTTTAAATCGATATTCAATCATTTGAAAAAAACCGTTAAATAATTTACGCTTAGATATAATTTCAATATCATTTTTACTGTATTTAATCGGGTTTTCGATTTTATTATTCATTGATAGTCTCCTAATCCCTTCATTTTTATACTAACAAAGATGGAAGGATGAAATCAGTTTTTAAGGTTTTTTAACCTTAGATGAGGTAATGTTTAAACAAATTGAGACTAAATGGCACAAAAGGCTACCGTTTTCCGTGCCACACCTCTGTTACAATGTGCGCCATTATTCAAATTTATGAGCAACAATAGGGTCTGTTTTGAGAACGGTCTCTCTTTTCAGAGTTCCAACAGCCTATCATCGTCCTTAACATGATAAGTTTTAGACAACAGGCTCCATATAATTTGCTGTTTAATCAAGGAATCAAAATGAAGAAACTGCTTCCCCTTTTTATTGCGATGAGTTTTGTGGGTCTCAGTGCTAATAGTTACGCAGAAGATTTACTTCAGGTTTACCAAAAATCCAAAGACAGTAACCCGGAACTCAGAAAGTCATTTGCTGAGCGTAATCAGGCTTTTGAGAAAATCAACGAAGCACGTAGCCCGCTGTTACCGCAATTAGGTTTAGGCGCTGGAGCAACCTATGGCAGCGGTTACCGTGATGCAAGCAACACCGAAAGCACGGGTCTTAATGCGTCATTAAAATTGACCCAGACTGTGTTTGACATGTCAAAATGGCGTCAGTTGGATCTTCAAGAAAAAACCGCAGGAATTTCTGATGTTACCTATCAGACAAGCCAGCAACAGCTTATTTTAGATACCGCAACGGCTTATTTTAACGTATTGAAAGCCATTGATGCGTTATCTTACATCCAAGCCAACAAAGAAGCGGTTTACCGCCAGTTAGACCAAACAACACAACGTTTTAACGTCGGCTTAGTCGCAATCACTGACGTACAAAACGCCCGTGCAAATTACGATAGCGTGATTGCACAAGAAGTCGCTGGTCGCAATGATTTAGTTAACGCGGTTGAAAAACTTCGCCAAGTCAGCGGTGTTTACTATAGCCAGTTAGCTTCTTTAAATATTGACCGTTTCAAAACTGCTAATCCAGAAGATGTTGAGTCTATCTTAAAAGAAGCTGAACAGCGTAACCTGAGCTTACTGAGTGCCCGTTTAGCGCAAGACGTTTCTCGTGAAAACATCCGTTTAGCGGAAACTGGCCATATGCCGACCGTAGGCCTAGATGCATCCACTAGCGTTGCAAACTCTTACCAGCATGGTAGTGGTTATGATCGTTCTGGTGGCGCAAATAACAGCTACAATGGTCAAAACAGTATTGGCTTAACATTAAGCCTGCCTTTATATTCTGGCGGAGCAGTAAGTTCACAAGTTGAACAAGCTCAATATGGTTTCCAAAGTGCTAGCGAACAACTGGAAAGCGTTTACCGTAACGTAATCCAATTAGTTCGTTCATCGTATAACAACGTGACATCATCAATCAGTAGCATCAACGCTTATAAACAAGTTGTTGTTTCAGCGCAAAGCTCATTAGATGCAATGGAAGCTGGCTACCAAGTGGGAACTCGTACCATCGTTGATGTGTTAACAGCAACAACTGCGCTGTATCAAGCGAAGCAAAACCTGTCTAACGCCCGTTACGATTATATGATCAACCAACTGAATATCGAATTTGCACGTGGTACGTTAAACGAAGATGATATTGCTCGTTTAAATGCCAGCTTAGGTAAAGAGATCCAAACTTCACCTGACAGCATTATTCGCAACTCGACTGCACCAAAAATTAAATAATCATTTAATTTAGTCGATGAAAATAGCTCGCTCAAATGGCGGGCTATTTTTTTAGCTCTATCACCCAAGCGCTTATTTTGAAATAACGCGAATTTGTCTGTTCTCTAAATAATGAATAACTTACCGTATTATTTGTTCACCTAATTCTTAAAATTCAGTCAATTCTGACTAAGGTTAATTGCAACCATAGTCAAAAAATCATCATAATTAATTTATTGATATCAAAGAAAAATAGGAATTACTCGGTATTAGATTTCACCAACAACATGTAAAAATGGAATCAATTTCGCTAAATCCATCATTTCCCATTATTTGTGCAGCATTTGTACTTTAATTTTTATCCTATATCCCCTATTCTAAGGGCAACATCTCGAACCTCTTACTTATTATTCATTCAAGGTAATTACCATGACCATGAAGCGTACCAAAAATATTAATCAGAACGCCTTCCGTAAGTCTTGGCGCTCATACCGTTTAGCCCCTGTCGCTGTTGCGGTCAGTGCTGTATTTATGCTGTCTGCGTGTGAAGAGAGCGATGAAACCGTATCTCTGTACACTAACGCGCAAGACTGTAGCCAAGCAAATCCATCTCAAGCAGAGCAATGCACCCTTGCGTATAACAACGCATTGAATGAGGCCGCTAAAACGGCTCCAAAATACGCAACTCAAGAAGATTGTGTAGCGGAATTTGGTGAAGCAATGTGTACTCAGGCACCAGCTCAGGCAGGCATTGCAGGTACAAGCACACCAGCAGCCGGCGAGCCAGCAGCTCAACCACAAAGCAGTGGTAGCATGTGGATGCCATTAATGATGGGCTACATGATGGGCCGTATGATGGGCGGTGGTGCGCCATCTCAACCATTGTTTAGCTCTAAAAACCCAGCAAGCCCAGCAAATGGTAAATTTGTTGATTCGACGGGTAAAAGTTATGGTCCAGCCGTTGCTGGCGGTCGTTCAATGAGCGTACCAAAAACCGCTATGGCACCAAAACCAGCCACCACCTCTACCATTACTCGTGGCGGCTTCGGTGATACAGTCAACAAACAAGCGACAGCACAACGTTCATCTTCGTCCGCGAAATCTAGCTCATCCTCTTCCCGTTCAATGGGTGGTTGATAAGTAATGAAACGTGTTCCTATTGTAGAGCGCCCTAACTGGCGTGAAAAAGCGGATGAGTTTGGTTTTCACTTCCACACTATGTACGGCGAACCGTACTGGTCTGAAGATGCCTATTACCAATTCACGCTAGCGCAAGTTGAAGAAATTGAAGAAGCTACCTCTGAAATTCACCAAATGTGCTTAAAAGTGGTTGAGCGCGTTGTTGAAAGCGATGAGTTACTCGCTCGCTTTCAAATTCCTAAACATTGTTGGGAATTTGTCCGTAGTTCGTGGAAAAGTGAGCAACCTTCATTATATTCCCGTCTCGACTTAGCTTACGATGGTGTCAATCCACCTAAGTTACTGGAAAATAATGCAGATACACCAACGTCACTGTATGAATCAGCGTTCTTCCAATGGATTTGGTTAGAAGATCAAATCGAGGCTGGAAAACTGCCAGAAAATGCTGACCAGTTTAACAGCATTCAAGAGCAACTGATTGAACGTTTTGGTGAGCTTAAAGATCAATACGGTTTCCGCTTGCTACATATGGCTTGTTGCCAAGATACCGAAGAAGATCGTGGTACAGTACAATATCTGCAAGACTGTGCGAATGAAGCTGGCGTAGCGACCGAATTCCTGTATATGGATGAAATCGGGCTGGGTGAAAAAGGTGAATTCACCGATACACAAGATCAGGTCATTAGTAACCTGTTCAAACTGTATCCATGGGAATTTATGCTCAGAGAAATTTTCTCAACCAAGCTGCAAGATGCGGGTGTACGTTGGTTAGAGCCTGCATGGAAAAGCATTATTTCCAACAAGGCGTTGCTACCAATGTTATGGGAAATGTTCCCTGACCATCCAAACTTGTTACCAGCCTACTTTGCGGATGGTAATAAACCAGAGCTTGAAAGCTATGTGATTAAACCGCTATTTTCTCGTGAAGGTGCGAATATTCGTGTCATCGAAAATGGCAAAGAAATCGCCTCTGCGGATGGCCCTTATGGTGAAGAAGGGATGATTATCCAGCAATTCCACTCACTGCCAAAATTTGAAGGCAGCTATACATTAGTGGGAAGCTGGTTAGTTAACGACCAACCTGCGGGCATCTGTATTCGCGAAGATAAAGAGCTGATTACTCAGGATTTATCTCGTTTCTACCCCCATATCATTATCGACTAGTATTTCGTAGTTTGATAAAAACAGGGTATCTGACAAAAAGAAAGCGGCAACGAACTATTTCGTGCCGCTTTCTTATTTTCTGTTTTAAGTATTAACCAATTTGAAAGTATTAACCGATTTGCACTGACAACATGCTCAGCGATGCGGAAACAATGCCCTCTACAGGCGTACTTATCCCTTCTTCACCATCCCAAGTTCCTAAAATAGGCAAGATAGGTAAAAAGTGTTCCGGTGATGGGTTCGATAACTTACCATCTTCACGATCTAACCCTTTAGTGAGTGGATGCGGCTGCTCGTGACTGCGTAAATTGTCATACACAAACTGCTCAAAAGAGGTCGCCCAAGGATAAGGCACTGCATTTGCATTTTGCCAATCCATTGCTCTTAAATTATGAACCACGTTACCGCTGCCCATAATCAATACCCCTTCATCTCGTAATACCGCCAGCTTTTTACCCAACTCATAATGCCAAGCAGCTGGCTTCGTACCATCAATACTGAGCTGAACCACAGGGATATCCGCTTGAGGATACATACGGACTAAAATTTCCCATGTACCGTGATCAAGTCCCCACTCCTCTTTATCTTGATAAATTGGCTCTGGAGACAATAATTCAGCTACCTGTTTAGCCAGTTCTGGAGAGCCCGGTGCTGGATATTCAATTTGGTATAAAGCTTCAGGGAAACCACCAAAATCATGGATAGTTTTCGGTTTAACCATCGCGGTGATAGCCGTTCCACGGGTATACCAATGTGCTGAGATCACTAAAATCGCACGCGGTCTAGGCAAGGTTTTACCCAGTTTTTCCCATGCTTCAGTATACGAATTATGGTTAATCGCGTTCATCGGGCTACCATGACCGATAAATACCGCAGGCATTCGATGGGTTAAGTGTTGGTTATTTGTCGACATGATGACCTCAATTCCACTAAAAGGATAATGAATATCAGCATACCCTTTTTTAGAAAAAACACAGTGGGGGAATTATGAGAATGATCATCAAAAAATTTGAATAGGCCACAAAGGTGTGCAACTTTGTGGCCGATGACTCTGTATGCAAAACGTTTTAAAAACCTAGCAAATTAGCTGGCTTTTTTTTCCAACTGAAGGCGATAGTTAACTAAGTCTTCGATAGTCACAACGGTCATATTGTGCTCGCGAGCAAACTTCACCACATCTGGCGCACGCGCCATGCTGCCATCATCATTGGTTAACTCACACAGTACTCCAGCGGGTTTGAAACCTGCCAGTACAGCTAAATCAATTGTCGCTTCGGTATGACCACGGCGAGTTAATACACCACCCTCACGAGCGCGCAGAGGGAATACGTGACCTGGACGGTTAATATCCGCAGGTACTGCGTTATCCGCAATTGCGGTTTTAATTGTCGTGATACGGTCAGCCGCAGAAACGCCTGTCGTCACGCCTTTTGCCGCTTCGATAGTGACCGTAAAACCCGTTTGGTTTTGGCTGGTGTTTTTTTCCACCATCATCGAAATATCAAGCTGCTTACGGCGTTCTTCCGTAATACACAGGCACACAATGCCGCTGCTATAGCGAATGGTCATTGCCATTTGCTCTGTGGTCATGGTTTCTGCTGCAAACACTAAGTCACCTTCATTCTCACGATCTTCATCATCGAGAACTAAGATACCTTTGCCTTGGCGCAGGGCTTCAATTGCATTTTCAACACGCTCGGTAGGATTACCGAATTCGGAAAGTAGCGTCTGATTCATGGTAAAAACCTTCTTAAATTAACAATATTTGAGTTACCAGAACCAGGGCAGTCTTAGGAGTACGAGAAATGAATAAACACAACGACTTAACAGCCGTTTCGCCATTCAATATGTAGAACAATGTTGCACCTAAAAGGTACAAACATGCAGATACAGTGATTCTCTCCCATCCGGACTATGACCGTCGGCTCCAGATTCACACTGGATCTGCTGACCTTTCCTATCCATGACAATAATGCCAAAGATAACAAAGCG
The Providencia alcalifaciens DNA segment above includes these coding regions:
- the yqiA gene encoding esterase YqiA, with translation MVTLLYIHGFNSSPLSEKANNLKQWLAVHYPQINMIVPQLPNFPQQATKLLDDILAEHQHDTIGLVGSSLGGYFSIYFSERYQIPAVLVNPAVRPFDLLSDYLGENTNPYTHETYVLEPKHMHELKALHLEKIRSPNLLWLLQQMGDEVLDYRQAVAYLSECKQTVEPDGDHAFVGFERYFPQIIRFLSLVDNAEK
- the parE gene encoding DNA topoisomerase IV subunit B, with amino-acid sequence MTQSSYNAEDIEVLSGLEPVRRRPGMYTDTSRPNHLAQEVIDNSVDEALAGHAGHIQVILYPDQSLEVIDDGRGMPVDIHPEMKVSAVELILGQLHAGGKFSNKNYQFSGGLHGVGISVVNALSKRIEVTVRRDGQVYQIAFENGEKVEELQVIGTCGKRNTGTSVHFWPDESYFDSPRFSVSRLTHNLKAKAVLCPGVQITFKDLLNETEQNWCYSDGLTDYLMESVDGFEVLPAKPFTGEFSAEIEAAQWALLWLPEGGELLTESYVNLIPTAQGGTHVNGLRQGLLDAMREFCEFRNILPRGVKLSADDIWDRCAYVLSVKMQDPQFAGQTKERLSSRQCAAFVSGVVKDAFSLWLNQNVQVAEQLAEMAISSAQRRLRAAKKVVRKKLTSGPALPGKLADCSSQDLSMTELFLVEGDSAGGSAKQARDREYQAIMPLRGKILNTWEVSSDEVLASQEVHDISVAIGMDPDSEDISQLRYGKVCILADADSDGLHIATLLCALFVRHFPKLVREGHVYMAMPPLYRIDLGKEIHYALDESEKDAVLERLSRKRGKPNVQRFKGLGEMNPPQLRETTLDPNTRRLVQLTIDDDNYTETMSKMDMLLAKKRSEDRRNWLQEKGDTAEIDV
- a CDS encoding 1-acylglycerol-3-phosphate O-acyltransferase, whose translation is MLALIRAIIVIIFTIFVCVGGSIYCLFSPRNPRHVMTFGHLFGRLSCVLGIKMIDRVPAKAKDYGPSIYIGNHQNNYDMVTMSNGVQPRTVTVGKKSLVLIPFFGFLYWITGNILIDRGNRSKAHNTISQVAEQIKSRKISVWMFPEGTRSRGRGLLPFKTGAFHAAIAAGVPIVPVCVSTTQNKISLNRWNNGHVIIEMLEPIDTSKYSKEQVRELAEYCHGLMEAKIKELDKEVEELNKR
- the parC gene encoding DNA topoisomerase IV subunit A, producing the protein MSEITHDGVERLPLHTFTENAYLNYSMYVIMDRALPFIGDGLKPVQRRIVYAMSELGLSNTAKYKKSARTVGDVLGKYHPHGDSACYEAMVLMAQPFSYRYPLVDGQGNWGAPDDPKSFAAMRYTESRLSKYAEVLLSELAHGTVDWVPNFDGTLNEPKMLPARLPNILLNGTTGIAVGMATDIPPHNAREVASALVALLEKPKLNLDEIMQFIPGPDYPTEAEIISSPEDIRKVYQNGRGSVRMRAVWEKEDGNAVITALPHQVSGAKILEQIANQMRAKKLPMVEDLRDESDHENPTRLVIVPRSNRVDLDQVMTHLFATTDLERSYRVNLNMIGLDNRPAVKGLVEILTEWITYRRQTVRNRLNHRLEKVLRRLHILDGLLIAYLNIDEVIEIIRNEDEPKAVLMSRFNISDTQAEAILELKLRHLAKLEEIKIRGEQDELAKERDELQAILGSEARLNTLIKKEIQADAKAYGDDRRSPLQEREEAKALSEHEILPSEPITVVLSDMGWVRSAKGHDIEPSNLSFKAGDSFKGAARGKSNQAAVFLDTTGRSYSVDPLELPSARSQGEPLTGRLTLPPGATIEHVLMAPEEQKYLMASDAGYGFICTFNDLVTKNKTGKALMSLPENAKVMAPIELNNEKEDLLLAITKAGRMLLFPVSDLPQLSKGKGNKIINITGAQAASGEDLLVWLMVVPPQASITLYFGKRKLKFKSEDLQKYRAERGRKGTSLPRGLHNIERIDVDSADTE